One Methanocalculus natronophilus DNA window includes the following coding sequences:
- a CDS encoding 30S ribosomal protein S5, whose protein sequence is MAIEHEEWIPVTGLGKAVAAGEFATLEEVLASGRPIKEAGIVDAFLPDLSDEVLAIDMMQRMTDSGRRIKFRAVVVVGNRDGYIGYGQGKDVQVGTAIRKAIAQAKLNIIKVRRGCGSWECGCGNPHSLPMQVEGKAGSVRVTMKPAPQGIGLVTGEIGKKVLDLAGMKDVWVMTKGHTRTTINYAKATYEALKATNMVRIGGGRH, encoded by the coding sequence ATGGCAATAGAACATGAAGAGTGGATCCCTGTCACCGGCCTTGGAAAAGCGGTTGCAGCAGGTGAATTCGCCACCCTGGAAGAGGTGCTCGCAAGCGGCCGCCCCATCAAAGAGGCGGGGATTGTAGATGCGTTCCTCCCCGATCTCAGCGATGAGGTGCTCGCCATCGATATGATGCAGAGGATGACCGACTCCGGCAGGAGGATTAAATTCCGTGCTGTTGTTGTTGTCGGAAACCGTGACGGGTATATCGGCTACGGCCAGGGGAAGGATGTTCAGGTTGGAACAGCAATCAGAAAAGCGATCGCCCAGGCCAAACTGAATATTATCAAGGTACGGAGAGGCTGTGGAAGCTGGGAATGTGGATGCGGAAACCCGCACTCATTACCAATGCAGGTGGAAGGAAAAGCCGGCAGTGTCCGTGTCACCATGAAACCCGCACCACAGGGTATCGGTCTTGTGACCGGTGAGATTGGAAAGAAAGTGCTTGATCTGGCAGGTATGAAGGATGTCTGGGTAATGACCAAAGGCCATACCAGGACTACCATCAATTATGCCAAAGCCACCTATGAGGCACTGAAGGCGACGAACATGGTTCGTATCGGAGGAGGGCGACACTGA
- a CDS encoding 50S ribosomal protein L30, translating into MYAVVQVRGVVNTRREIKETLKMLRLHHINHCVLVPETPEYLGMIRKVKDFVAYGEVDAETLETILRTRGRLLGNKPLTDEYLKSASDYGSVSELAGALAEGKVKLKDIPELKPVLRMHPPRKGYKTIKRTFNQGGALGYYGREINALLYKMR; encoded by the coding sequence ATGTACGCAGTCGTGCAGGTGCGCGGCGTCGTCAATACCCGCCGTGAGATCAAGGAAACACTGAAGATGCTCCGTCTTCACCACATCAACCACTGTGTCCTCGTCCCGGAGACGCCCGAGTACCTCGGGATGATCCGGAAAGTGAAGGATTTCGTCGCCTATGGTGAGGTTGATGCCGAAACGCTTGAGACGATTCTCAGGACACGCGGCCGCCTCCTTGGCAACAAACCTCTCACAGACGAGTACCTGAAGAGCGCTTCAGACTATGGAAGCGTCAGCGAACTTGCAGGGGCTCTCGCCGAAGGCAAAGTGAAGCTGAAGGATATCCCCGAGCTCAAACCGGTGCTCAGGATGCATCCGCCAAGAAAGGGATATAAGACCATCAAACGGACCTTTAACCAGGGTGGAGCGCTTGGTTATTATGGGCGGGAGATTAACGCTCTCCTGTATAAGATGAGGTGA
- a CDS encoding uL15m family ribosomal protein: MPVNKRSKYRGSRTCGGGTHKNRRGAGNRGGRGAAGWRDHNFTRFHLLGKREGKYGFVSPTSVDVTVLDIGEIDQMIPMLVVQGIARDEDGTIVLDARDLGIGKVLGGGKVHHKMQITARFFSDRAKVKIEELGGQALAL; this comes from the coding sequence ATGCCAGTAAATAAGAGATCAAAATACCGTGGATCGAGAACCTGCGGCGGCGGTACACACAAGAACCGCCGGGGAGCCGGTAATCGCGGAGGCCGTGGTGCAGCCGGATGGCGTGACCACAACTTCACCAGGTTCCACCTTCTTGGCAAGCGTGAAGGAAAGTACGGGTTTGTCTCACCCACCTCCGTTGATGTGACGGTTCTTGATATCGGTGAGATCGACCAGATGATTCCCATGCTGGTTGTGCAGGGGATTGCCCGCGATGAGGATGGAACAATCGTCCTTGACGCACGCGATCTCGGTATCGGGAAAGTCCTCGGAGGAGGGAAGGTGCATCACAAGATGCAGATTACAGCACGTTTCTTCTCTGATCGGGCAAAAGTAAAGATCGAAGAGCTTGGTGGCCAGGCACTGGCCCTCTGA
- the secY gene encoding preprotein translocase subunit SecY, with amino-acid sequence MGELLDRMEPLLARMPAVKGPEGHVHFKSKLLWTLAILLLYFILTNIPVFGLSPDSMDIFQFYRALLAGESGSIVHVGIGPIVTASIVLQLLKGADLIPLDTSDARGQVMYMGLQKVLIIVMILLQAAPNLVGGFLLPDPIVANAFFGGSLAAVSFLIFIQICIGGVLIALMDEVVTKWGIGSGVGLFIVASVSQGLINGFFNWTRVEDPYPLGFFPRLFALIFEGGNFLQYFTPNIIALLTTVIIFFIIVYVESTRVEIPLAHANVRGSRAKFPVKLIYASVLPMILVRVLQANIQMFGMFLSSMGITIFGRFDQTQPLDGIMYYLAPINYPTDWMWWMYDLTHAPWQILLRLGIDTAIMVVGGAIFALFWVKTAGLDSKHVARQIQNSGMHIPGYRRSPQVLERYLDRYIPRVTVIGGVFVGVLSVTANLFGVIGAVGGTGLLLAVSIVYRMYEQIASEQIMEMYPFMRPFFGRE; translated from the coding sequence ATGGGAGAGCTGCTGGATCGAATGGAGCCTCTGCTGGCAAGGATGCCGGCTGTGAAGGGTCCTGAAGGGCATGTCCACTTTAAAAGTAAGTTACTCTGGACACTTGCTATTCTGCTTCTGTATTTTATTCTCACAAATATTCCTGTATTTGGACTATCTCCGGATTCAATGGATATTTTTCAGTTCTACCGTGCACTCCTTGCCGGTGAGAGCGGATCAATTGTGCATGTCGGTATTGGGCCGATTGTGACGGCATCCATTGTCCTCCAGCTCCTGAAAGGTGCAGATTTAATTCCCCTTGATACATCGGATGCACGTGGACAGGTTATGTATATGGGCCTGCAGAAGGTGCTCATCATCGTGATGATCCTTCTCCAGGCAGCACCCAACCTGGTCGGCGGTTTCCTGCTGCCTGACCCGATTGTCGCGAATGCATTCTTTGGAGGCAGTCTTGCTGCGGTATCGTTTCTGATATTTATCCAGATCTGTATCGGCGGTGTCCTTATCGCCCTGATGGACGAGGTGGTGACGAAATGGGGCATCGGCTCAGGTGTCGGCCTCTTCATTGTTGCAAGCGTCTCACAGGGTCTTATTAACGGGTTCTTCAACTGGACACGTGTGGAGGATCCCTATCCATTAGGGTTCTTCCCCCGTCTCTTTGCCCTTATATTCGAAGGAGGGAATTTCCTCCAGTATTTCACACCGAATATTATTGCACTCCTGACAACGGTCATTATCTTCTTTATCATCGTCTATGTTGAGTCGACGAGGGTTGAGATTCCGCTTGCCCATGCAAATGTCAGGGGATCCCGTGCCAAGTTCCCGGTGAAACTGATTTATGCAAGCGTTCTCCCGATGATCCTTGTCCGTGTTCTCCAGGCGAATATCCAGATGTTTGGGATGTTCCTCTCAAGCATGGGTATCACCATCTTCGGACGATTTGACCAGACACAGCCGCTTGACGGGATTATGTACTATCTTGCGCCGATAAACTACCCGACAGACTGGATGTGGTGGATGTACGATCTCACCCACGCCCCGTGGCAGATCTTATTACGTCTTGGAATCGATACTGCTATCATGGTCGTCGGCGGTGCGATATTTGCTCTCTTCTGGGTGAAGACTGCCGGACTTGATTCAAAGCATGTTGCCCGCCAGATCCAGAACAGCGGTATGCATATCCCCGGTTACCGCCGCAGCCCACAGGTGCTTGAGCGGTACCTTGACCGGTACATTCCGCGTGTCACTGTAATTGGTGGTGTCTTTGTCGGTGTACTCTCGGTTACCGCAAACCTCTTTGGTGTCATTGGCGCTGTCGGAGGTACCGGACTCTTGCTTGCAGTCAGTATCGTCTACCGTATGTACGAACAGATCGCAAGCGAACAGATCATGGAGATGTATCCGTTTATGCGGCCATTCTTTGGCAGGGAGTGA
- a CDS encoding adenylate kinase, protein MSGKKIIITGVPGVGKTTVINRAMEILAAAGISYQNINFGSFMFEVAQSEGLAEDRDQMRKLDRTVQKRLQKRAAEEMAKIEGNVIIDTHASVRTPAGYLPGLPEWVLTALMPDGIVLVETDDDQILLRRLSDTTRERDMEGAGSIREHQQMNRSFAAAYAMLTGCTVSIVTNADHLLEQGADALAAVLR, encoded by the coding sequence ATGTCAGGAAAGAAGATTATTATTACAGGTGTTCCCGGTGTCGGAAAGACAACGGTGATTAATCGGGCAATGGAGATCCTTGCTGCTGCTGGTATCTCCTACCAGAATATCAATTTTGGATCGTTTATGTTTGAAGTTGCACAGTCCGAGGGACTTGCAGAAGATCGCGACCAGATGCGAAAACTGGATCGGACTGTCCAGAAACGTCTCCAGAAACGTGCAGCTGAGGAGATGGCAAAAATTGAGGGGAATGTGATCATTGATACCCATGCCTCGGTCAGGACCCCGGCAGGGTATCTCCCCGGACTTCCCGAATGGGTTTTAACTGCCCTGATGCCTGACGGTATCGTCCTTGTTGAAACCGATGATGATCAGATCCTGCTCCGCCGGCTCTCAGATACAACCCGGGAGAGGGATATGGAGGGCGCCGGCTCAATCCGTGAACACCAGCAGATGAACCGTTCGTTTGCGGCTGCATATGCGATGCTGACCGGATGCACCGTCTCTATTGTAACAAATGCAGATCATCTTCTTGAGCAGGGTGCAGACGCTCTTGCAGCAGTTCTGCGGTAG
- a CDS encoding DUF106 domain-containing protein gives MLDLMKQYGTYIAFILAFGLMMAYAVDWVRIGIADTIDIFIGPLSDTFGLPFFAVILFLSGLTGLYSSLIQKYTIDYEKMQEVQAKMKDFQMKYREAQLSGDEKAIKKLEVKRDAMMKDQLEMSKQQFTPMAYIILVTVPIFFWFLHRFHTMDVDCLLTTDTAIVFPFAGVIGLHEMAIWIIPAWILWYMICSLTVSQVIRKALNIGGI, from the coding sequence ATGCTGGATCTGATGAAGCAGTACGGGACATATATCGCCTTTATCCTGGCGTTTGGCCTGATGATGGCATATGCAGTAGACTGGGTGCGTATTGGGATTGCAGATACGATTGATATCTTCATCGGACCGCTCTCTGATACATTCGGGTTGCCGTTTTTTGCTGTCATCCTCTTTCTCTCAGGTCTTACCGGCCTGTACTCATCACTGATCCAGAAGTATACAATCGACTACGAGAAGATGCAGGAAGTCCAGGCGAAGATGAAGGATTTCCAGATGAAATACCGTGAAGCCCAGCTTTCAGGTGATGAGAAAGCCATCAAGAAGCTTGAGGTGAAGCGGGATGCAATGATGAAGGACCAGCTTGAGATGTCCAAACAGCAGTTTACTCCAATGGCCTACATCATTCTGGTTACCGTTCCGATCTTCTTCTGGTTCCTGCACCGGTTCCATACCATGGATGTTGACTGTCTTCTCACCACCGACACGGCAATCGTCTTTCCGTTTGCCGGTGTCATCGGATTGCATGAGATGGCGATCTGGATCATCCCTGCATGGATTCTCTGGTATATGATCTGTTCGCTGACGGTCAGCCAGGTGATCAGGAAGGCCCTGAATATCGGGGGCATCTGA
- the cmk gene encoding (d)CMP kinase codes for MRITVSGLPGSGTTSLGKGIASECGYTFISAGEVFRECARERNMDLASFGKLAENDPSIDRLIDERQKEIGMSSDDIIIEGRLAGWMVENADLRIWLSASPKCRSARIAERDIQDGDTATAITLERERSEAQRYTSYYGIDINDLSCYDLILSSELFGRTSLVAIVGTAVNCLLKD; via the coding sequence ATGCGTATCACGGTAAGCGGCCTTCCAGGGAGCGGAACCACCTCTCTTGGCAAGGGTATTGCCAGTGAATGCGGCTATACTTTCATATCTGCAGGCGAGGTCTTCCGTGAGTGTGCACGTGAGCGTAATATGGATCTTGCCTCGTTTGGCAAACTTGCCGAGAATGATCCCTCAATAGACCGTCTCATTGATGAACGGCAGAAAGAGATCGGGATGAGTTCTGATGATATCATCATCGAGGGAAGGCTTGCCGGCTGGATGGTCGAAAATGCTGATCTCCGGATCTGGCTCTCCGCAAGCCCAAAATGCCGCTCAGCAAGGATTGCGGAACGTGATATCCAGGATGGCGATACCGCAACTGCAATAACGCTTGAGAGGGAGCGATCAGAAGCACAGCGGTACACCTCGTATTATGGTATCGATATCAATGATCTCTCCTGTTATGATCTGATCCTCTCGTCTGAGCTGTTTGGACGAACATCTCTTGTAGCCATTGTGGGAACCGCAGTCAATTGTCTCCTGAAGGACTGA
- a CDS encoding DUF2769 domain-containing protein, with translation MDINRFEKYLSLITDQPLVLSPAERGGILLTRKEHCRCPDCPTYQECAEKADDRIFCTLGAGREGCITDEELGCICSTCAVYHDVGFEKQFFCTRGNEQQQRILSVLEMREKVY, from the coding sequence ATGGATATCAACCGGTTTGAAAAATACCTCTCCCTGATTACTGATCAGCCGCTTGTCCTCAGCCCTGCAGAGCGGGGAGGTATCCTGCTCACCAGAAAGGAGCACTGCCGCTGTCCTGACTGCCCGACATACCAGGAATGTGCGGAAAAGGCAGATGACCGCATCTTCTGCACGCTTGGAGCAGGCAGGGAGGGGTGTATCACCGATGAGGAGCTGGGCTGCATCTGCAGTACCTGTGCCGTATACCATGATGTCGGGTTTGAAAAGCAGTTCTTCTGTACACGCGGCAATGAACAGCAGCAGCGGATACTCTCGGTTCTGGAGATGCGGGAAAAGGTCTACTGA
- a CDS encoding ABC transporter substrate-binding protein, whose product MDNRILLSSIIALAFLLIILVTVLPAGNGISEDISGPDRAEPLNILAILPLTGDDAGIGKAQEYAIRKGTVQPSDQPLNLYVRDSRSDPDHAAALVEEQMNKHSIHGIIVSGKAATFAVAPITAESAIPLVSIAAPRQPDKSEGFSSQIWFTPPAEQEIAILEPFLSGYTDVTFLYPESEQGRARAALIQDHITALRLTVKAYDPDETDYTAFVRPLLAHPPEVYLIAGDDQVPALISALRSRGGNPVILVFEEGGLKLRAEAPHLAEGVFVLAPRTIQTHPVFMDEGYQALLMPAGTVAEAYDAAYTLSTRILSCEGMSGCILGWFWNRTYEGALGIIHFNEKREARYRYEISQIRFGEQEAVDEIRPPPSVVSIRIDTRGAPDWFADAVRRGVDPALFVLNSKTTIALPLAMQSGIPSLFDARVEATYDPIPDGDRHLIGTLTITPDGGGFVTGGGADPLIPIGVSEADYINRCFDLLDSVYTAAPGERGIALLFEEGDEKSREAVLEAAEMRGYRIATDQTYRDAMTLREAVDIITAESPDHPIFVSAKTPEDAVLFIMQSRESGYSPEAVFTIGDAWKSRAFLMRAGILADGIFAGSVYQREQLARHQVQRDVNSLVVRQTGGELNDISARAFTGIMLIADAANRAGDTDPAAVSAALRQAELTHEYGALYEGETVIVQLRGGVYRTVSTHTGISKSSIRPFSV is encoded by the coding sequence ATGGACAACCGGATTCTGCTATCTTCAATCATCGCACTCGCATTTCTGCTCATCATCCTGGTGACCGTACTGCCAGCTGGGAACGGGATCAGTGAGGATATATCGGGTCCTGACCGGGCAGAACCTCTCAATATCCTTGCGATCCTCCCACTCACCGGTGACGATGCAGGGATCGGAAAAGCACAGGAGTATGCAATCAGAAAGGGAACTGTGCAGCCATCGGACCAGCCTCTGAACCTCTATGTCAGGGATTCAAGGAGTGATCCAGATCATGCGGCAGCTCTTGTGGAGGAGCAGATGAATAAACACTCAATCCACGGGATAATCGTCTCCGGAAAAGCCGCTACATTTGCAGTTGCCCCGATTACAGCAGAATCTGCCATACCTTTGGTATCTATTGCTGCTCCCCGGCAGCCTGACAAAAGTGAGGGTTTCTCTTCGCAGATCTGGTTCACCCCACCTGCGGAGCAGGAGATTGCAATCCTTGAACCGTTTCTCTCAGGATATACAGATGTTACATTTCTCTACCCGGAGAGCGAGCAGGGGCGGGCAAGGGCAGCGTTGATCCAGGATCATATCACTGCACTACGCCTGACAGTGAAAGCGTATGATCCGGATGAGACCGATTATACGGCTTTTGTCCGGCCTCTCCTCGCACACCCTCCCGAGGTCTATCTTATTGCAGGTGATGACCAGGTTCCGGCACTCATCTCCGCACTCAGGAGCAGGGGAGGAAACCCTGTTATTCTTGTGTTTGAAGAAGGAGGTCTGAAGCTTCGTGCAGAGGCGCCCCACCTTGCCGAGGGAGTCTTTGTACTGGCACCACGGACAATACAAACCCACCCTGTCTTCATGGATGAGGGATATCAAGCTCTCCTGATGCCAGCGGGAACTGTTGCGGAAGCCTATGATGCAGCATACACCCTCTCCACACGCATCCTTTCCTGTGAGGGGATGAGCGGTTGTATCCTTGGGTGGTTCTGGAACCGCACCTATGAAGGCGCGCTGGGTATTATTCACTTCAATGAGAAGAGAGAAGCGCGCTACCGGTATGAGATCTCGCAGATCCGTTTCGGAGAGCAGGAGGCAGTCGATGAGATCCGGCCACCACCATCTGTTGTCTCTATCAGGATCGATACCCGTGGCGCTCCTGATTGGTTTGCAGATGCGGTGAGACGAGGGGTTGACCCGGCGCTTTTTGTTCTCAATTCAAAGACAACCATCGCGCTTCCGCTTGCCATGCAGAGCGGGATACCATCACTCTTTGACGCCCGCGTCGAAGCCACCTATGATCCGATACCGGATGGAGACAGACACCTGATCGGAACCCTTACCATCACACCGGATGGGGGCGGGTTTGTCACTGGCGGGGGTGCTGATCCCTTGATTCCGATTGGGGTAAGTGAAGCTGACTATATCAACCGGTGTTTTGATCTTCTTGACAGCGTGTATACCGCAGCACCAGGTGAACGCGGTATCGCTCTCCTCTTTGAGGAAGGAGATGAGAAGAGTCGTGAAGCCGTATTGGAAGCTGCAGAGATGCGTGGGTACAGGATTGCAACAGACCAGACCTACCGGGATGCCATGACATTGCGGGAGGCAGTTGACATAATCACAGCCGAAAGCCCGGATCACCCGATCTTTGTATCTGCCAAAACCCCTGAAGACGCTGTCTTGTTCATCATGCAATCACGTGAATCCGGATACAGCCCGGAGGCAGTCTTTACCATCGGCGATGCCTGGAAATCACGGGCTTTTCTGATGCGTGCAGGCATTCTTGCAGATGGAATTTTCGCAGGAAGCGTGTACCAGAGAGAGCAGCTCGCTCGACATCAGGTTCAGAGAGATGTAAACAGCCTGGTAGTCCGTCAGACCGGAGGGGAGCTAAACGACATTTCCGCACGGGCATTCACCGGAATCATGCTGATTGCAGATGCAGCGAACCGGGCAGGAGATACCGATCCAGCAGCAGTATCAGCCGCTCTCAGGCAGGCAGAGCTGACGCATGAGTATGGAGCTCTCTATGAGGGCGAAACAGTCATCGTACAGCTGAGAGGAGGGGTGTATAGAACCGTATCCACCCATACCGGTATCAGCAAAAGCAGCATCCGGCCCTTCTCAGTCTGA